Proteins encoded by one window of Salvia splendens isolate huo1 chromosome 14, SspV2, whole genome shotgun sequence:
- the LOC121764529 gene encoding putative ribosomal large subunit pseudouridine synthase SVR1, chloroplastic has product MAAIAAAAAALSTLNLSRTSVILPRCHLRRAITSSLSSATTELGAKFAAPKPKSKSHKPSPREDSEPYIPWTVNDDESGAVTLKTTPSERFLRAVANESTQRKKKKEDRGSGGKDKPRVPTAEPKYSKAARRFYNERFREPPQRLAKVLAAAGGKCLNSGCNLMKLVGD; this is encoded by the coding sequence ATGGCGGCGATAGCAGCGGCAGCCGCCGCTCTCTCAACGCTGAATCTTTCTAGAACATCCGTAATCCTCCCCCGCTGCCACCTCCGGAGAGCGATTACCTCATCTCTCTCCTCCGCCACCACCGAATTAGGCGCCAAATTCGCCGCGCCCAAACCTAAATCAAAATCGCATAAACCCTCGCCGCGCGAGGACTCTGAGCCCTACATCCCGTGGACTGTCAACGACGACGAGAGCGGCGCCGTCACGCTCAAGACGACGCCGTCGGAGCGTTTCCTCAGAGCCGTCGCCAATGAAAGCACgcagagaaagaagaagaaagaggataGAGGTAGTGGCGGTAAGGACAAGCCTAGGGTTCCcacagctgagccgaagtactCTAAGGCGGCGCGGAGATTTTACAATGAGCGATTCCGTGAGCCTCCGCAGCGGCTCGCGAAAGTGCTGGCGGCTGCCGGAGGTAAATGCCTAAATTCTGGATGTAATTTGATGAAATTAGTTGGGGATTGA
- the LOC121766106 gene encoding putative ribosomal large subunit pseudouridine synthase SVR1, chloroplastic isoform X2: protein MASRRSSEELIFQGKVTVNGSVCNTPQTRVDPAKDIIYVNGGRLAKKLPPKVYFALNKPKGYICSAGEKETKSALSLFDDFMKTWTKRNPGTPKPRLFTVGRLDVNTTGLIIVTNDGEFANQISHPSSNLSKEYIASISGAVSKRQLIAISEGAVVEGVHCTPDLVELLPRQPDIPRARLRIVVHEGRNHEVRELVKNAGLQMHSLKRVRIGAFRLPTDLG from the exons ATGGCATCTAGGAGAAGTAGCGAGGAGCTGATTTTTCAAGGGAAGGTGACTGTAAACGGCTCCGTTTGCAACACACCGCAG ACTAGAGTAGATCCTGCTAAAGATATTATTTACGTTAATGGAGGCCGTCTGGCGAAGAAGCTTCCTCCTAAGGTCTATTTTGCCCTGAACAAGCCAAAAGG TTATATATGCTCAGCAGGAGAGAAAGAGACGAAGTCTGCACTCTCTCTGTTTGATGATTTTATGAAGACCTGG ACTAAAAGGAACCCTGGAACACCAAAGCCTAGACTTTTTACGGTTGGCCGCCTTGATGTTAACACAACTGGGTTAATTATAGTGACAAATGATG GTGAGTTTGCCAATCAGATTTCACATCCTTCGTCCAATTTATCCAAGGA ATACATTGCATCTATTAGTGGTGCGGTCAGTAAGCGGCAATTGATTGCCATTAGTGAGGGAGCAGTTGTAGAAGGTGTCCATTGTACCCCTGATCTGGTGGAGTTGCTACCACGACAGCCAGATATTCCGAGAGCTCGGCTTCGCATTGTG GTTCACGAAGGAAGAAATCACGAAGTGAGAGAACTTGTAAAAAATGCTGGACTTCAG ATGCATTCCCTGAAGCGTGTGCGTATAGGCGCTTTCAGGCTTCCAACAGATCTTGGGTAA
- the LOC121766106 gene encoding putative ribosomal large subunit pseudouridine synthase SVR1, chloroplastic isoform X1, translated as MASRRSSEELIFQGKVTVNGSVCNTPQTRVDPAKDIIYVNGGRLAKKLPPKVYFALNKPKGYICSAGEKETKSALSLFDDFMKTWTKRNPGTPKPRLFTVGRLDVNTTGLIIVTNDGEFANQISHPSSNLSKEYIASISGAVSKRQLIAISEGAVVEGVHCTPDLVELLPRQPDIPRARLRIVVHEGRNHEVRELVKNAGLQMHSLKRVRIGAFRLPTDLGLGKHQELNAASLRALGWKT; from the exons ATGGCATCTAGGAGAAGTAGCGAGGAGCTGATTTTTCAAGGGAAGGTGACTGTAAACGGCTCCGTTTGCAACACACCGCAG ACTAGAGTAGATCCTGCTAAAGATATTATTTACGTTAATGGAGGCCGTCTGGCGAAGAAGCTTCCTCCTAAGGTCTATTTTGCCCTGAACAAGCCAAAAGG TTATATATGCTCAGCAGGAGAGAAAGAGACGAAGTCTGCACTCTCTCTGTTTGATGATTTTATGAAGACCTGG ACTAAAAGGAACCCTGGAACACCAAAGCCTAGACTTTTTACGGTTGGCCGCCTTGATGTTAACACAACTGGGTTAATTATAGTGACAAATGATG GTGAGTTTGCCAATCAGATTTCACATCCTTCGTCCAATTTATCCAAGGA ATACATTGCATCTATTAGTGGTGCGGTCAGTAAGCGGCAATTGATTGCCATTAGTGAGGGAGCAGTTGTAGAAGGTGTCCATTGTACCCCTGATCTGGTGGAGTTGCTACCACGACAGCCAGATATTCCGAGAGCTCGGCTTCGCATTGTG GTTCACGAAGGAAGAAATCACGAAGTGAGAGAACTTGTAAAAAATGCTGGACTTCAG ATGCATTCCCTGAAGCGTGTGCGTATAGGCGCTTTCAGGCTTCCAACAGATCTTGG ACTGGGCAAGCATCAAGAACTAAATGCAGCTAGTTTGAGAGCACTCGGCTGGAAGACCTAA
- the LOC121765288 gene encoding serine/threonine protein phosphatase 2A 57 kDa regulatory subunit B' beta isoform-like: protein MKNKNKMFNKIMKRGKKASRESVEAPVPAPAAPPSAVTVNHASRTNVTPKPTAGPVVPPRPKTVEVLPNLKDTPINEKHGVFIRKVHVCCFFFDFVDTMKSAREKEIKRQTLAELIDIVQKGSCKMNEIMQDEMIKMIALNIFRCLPPAAHEITGGPGGDPEEEDMYMDPSWPHLQLVYELLLRYVVSSDTDARIAKRYLNHSFVLKLLDLFDCEDIREREYLKTILHRMYGRFMVHRPYIRSAMNNILYRFIFETERYGGVNELLEIISSIIYGFSVPMKEEYKLFLIRALIPLHKPKCVASYHHQLSYCMTLFVEKDYRLADIVIRGLLKCWPISNCGKEVLFLGELEEILEFTQSLEFKRCMVPLFKQIGRSIRSPHFQVAERALFWWNNEHIVALIAENRHVILPIIFDPLEKNIQYHWNQAINGLSSNVRRMFVEMDSELYERCQRQYEEKETMAEELEERRITTWKRLEEVADEAA from the exons atgaaaaacaaaaacaagatGTTTAACAAAATAATGAAAAGGGGGAAAAAGGCCTCCAGGGAATCGGTTGAGGCACCAGTTCCCGCACCGGCAGCTCCGCCGTCTGCTGTGACGGTCAATCACGCATCACGGACGAATGTGACGCCGAAGCCGACGGCTGGTCCAGTCGTCCCACCGAGGCCTAAAACGGTGGAGGTGCTTCCGAATTTGAAGGACACCCCGATAAATGAGAAACACGGGGTTTTCATCAGGAAGGTCCATGTGTGCTGTTTCTTCTTCGATTTTGTGGATACGATGAAGTCTGCGCGGGAGAAGGAGATCAAGAGGCAGACGCTCGCGGAGCTTATCGACATTGTGCAGAAGGGGTCGTGTAAAATGAACGAGATAATGCAAGATGAGATGATCAAGATGATAGCTTTGAATATATTCCGGTGCTTGCCACCTGCAGCCCACGAGATTACTGGCGGACCGGGTGGAGATCCGGAGGAGGAAGATATGTATATGGACCCGTCCTGGCCTCACTTGCAACTAGTTTACGAGTTGCTTCTGAGATATGTGGTGTCGTCTGATACTGACGCTAGGATTGCTAAGAGATACCTCAATCACTCGTTTGTGCTAAAACTGCTTGATCTGTTTGATTGTGAGGATATACGAGAGAGGGAGTATTTGAAGACTATTCTTCATCGGATGTATGGGAGGTTCATGGTTCATCGGCCCTATATAAGGAGCGCAATGAACAATATCTTGTACCGTTTTATATTTGAGACGGAGAGGTATGGTGGGGTTAACGAGTTATTGGAGATTATTTCGAGTATCATCTATGGGTTTTCAGTGCCAATGAAAGAAGAATATAAGTTGTTTCTTATACGAGCACTTATTCCGTTACACAAACCTAAATGTGTTGCTTCCTACCATCATCAGTTGTCCTACTGTATGACGCTATTCGTTGAGAAAGATTACAGGTTGGCTGATATCGTTATTCGGGGGTTGCTGAAGTGTTGGCCTATCTCAAACTGTGGCAAAGAGGTTCTGTTTCTTGGGGAGTTAGAAGAGATTTTGGAGTTCACCCAATCTTTAGAGTTCAAGCGCTGTATGGTTCCTTTGTTTAAACAAATCGGACGAAGCATCAGAAGCCCGCATTTCCAG GTAGCTGAACGAGCTCTTTTTTGGTGGAACAACGAACACATAGTAGCCTTGATAGCAGAGAATCGGCATGTTATTTTACCAATCATTTTCGATCCTCTGGAGAAGAATATACAATATCATTGGAACCAGGCAATCAACGGCTTGAGCAGCAATGTTCGAAGGATGTTCGTGGAGATGGACAGTGAGCTATATGAACGGTGCCAGAGACAGTATGAGGAGAAGGAGACAATGGCAGAGGAGTTGGAGGAGAGACGCATCACGACTTGGAAAAGACTGGAAGAGGTAGCTGATGAGGCCGCTTAA
- the LOC121763684 gene encoding SHUGOSHIN 2-like, giving the protein MSEKEGFPNFNLLNAAPIGCNNKVEEAAGPCPQILARRKLADISNLPQNWKSQPTPTTITKEYVEQLRKENVALAMMLAQRNKIIEQSGIELERLRSNYIKLRDQNQQLALSHTLLLAELNSRKDRLKQLQHELGCKNGSLQARNYKLEENVIKEDEPSKEGEDHKKPRNGKKRTRSLCLGSSEESQSKDDAGNRLPVRRHSSRFEAFKPDDDSVSEMYDPKSPECSLPDASVNNEEHAANRPSVRRQSARFKSATPSPIPDETVQENGSSIAEMSVINEGHAIQRPSVRRQSTRLKAVTPCPIPDETVHEISVETVHEPSVETSVRTEGNAIKRPSVRRQSTRLKAVTPCPIPDETVHETAVETIHETSDETVHETSVETSVITEGHAIQRTSVRKQSIRSKTKIPKQAKDPSEMDCTISTNCTSLDEPAPPVTESGSTSADTAIESENDGSCSSGWGCDSQGSRKPSLGRPSRVAARKVQTYRERSLKDKMRRPV; this is encoded by the exons ATGTCGGAGAAGGAGGGGTTTCCGAATTTCAACCTGCTGAATGCAGCTCCAATTGGATGTAATA ATAAAGTTGAGGAAGCTGCTGGGCCATGTCCTCAGATTTTGGCCAGGCGAAAGCTGGCTGACATTAGCAACCTGCCACAGAATTGGAAGTCACAGCCAACACCTACGACTATTACTAAAGAGTATGTTGAACAGCTCCGGAAG GAAAACGTGGCTTTGGCGATGATGTTGGCGCAGAGAAA CAAGATAATTGAACAGAGCGGAATTGAGCTAGAAAGACTGAGGTCGAATTATATTAAACTGAGGGATCAGAATCAACAATTAGCTCTGTCACACACCCTCTTGCTTGCG GAACTAAATTCACGTAAAGATAGG TTGAAACAATTGCAACACGAGCTTGGATGCAAAAATGGTTCGCTTCAAGCAAGGAATTACAAACTTGAG GAGAATGTGATTAAGGAAGACGAGCCCTCAAAAGAAGGCGAAGATCATAAAAAGCCTCGTAATGGAAAAAAGAGAACTCGTTCACTCT GTTTGGGCTCGTCTGAAGAATCACAGTCCAAGGATGATGCTGGAAATAG ACTCCCAGTGAGGAGGCACTCCTCTAGGTTTGAGGCTTTCAAACCAGATGACGATAGTGTGTCTGAGATGTATGATCCCAAAAGTCCCGAATGTTCGCTTCCTGACGCATCGGTCAACAATGAAGAGCATGCTGCTAATAG ACCCTCTGTGAGGAGGCAATCTGCTAGGTTTAAGTCCGCCACACCGTCTCCAATTCCTGATGAAACCGTCCAGGAAAATGGCTCATCTATTGCTGAAATGTCGGTTATAAATGAAGGTCATGCCATACAAAG ACCCTCTGTGAGGAGGCAATCCACTCGGTTAAAGGCTGTCACACCGTGTCCAATTCCTGATGAAACAGTCCATGAGATTTCGGTTGAGACAGTCCATGAGCCTTCTGTTGAAACTTCGGTTAGAACGGAAGGCAATGCTATAAAGAG ACCCTCTGTGAGGAGGCAATCCACTAGGTTAAAGGCTGTCACACCGTGTCCAATTCCTGATGAAACAGTCCACGAGACTGCAGTTGAAACAATCCACGAGACTTCTGATGAAACAGTCCATGAGACTTCTGTTGAAACTTCGGTTATAACTGAAGGCCATGCTATACAAAG AACCTCTGTAAGGAAGCAATCCATTAGGTCTAAGACCAAAATACCAAAACAGGCAAAAGATCCGTCTGAGATGGACTGTACCATATCTACCAACTGCACGTCTCTTGATGAACCCGCCCCACCTGTCACAGAGAGTGGCTCCACTTCTGCGGACACAGCCATTGAGAGTGAAAACGACGGAAGCTGTTCTTCTGGTTGGGGCTGTGATTCACAAGGGTCTAGGAAACCATCTTTAGGCAGGCCATCACGCGTGGCTGCAAGAAAGGTTCAAACCTACAGGGAGAGATCTTTGAAAGATAAAATGCGTAGACCGGTGTGA
- the LOC121765287 gene encoding probable pectate lyase 5 produces MLPQFSILLVCIFFLSLFSFTSSQNLSLPHQHPDPEAVVQHVQRSVNASFSRRHQLLSAPNPTGIAQCLTGNPIDDCWRCDPNWGSNRQRLADCAIGFGHGALGGKGGRYYVVTDSSDRDAANPAPGTLRHAVIQDEPLWIVFQSNMVIKLKHELIFNSYKTVDGRGATVHITGSGCITLQSVSNVIIHNVHIYNCVPSGNTVVRSSPSHAGWRGRSDGDGISIFSSRNIWIDHCALSHCTDGLIDAIMGSTAITISNSYFSHHDEVMLLGHNDNHLADSGMQVTIAFNHFGEKLVQRMPRCRRGYIHVVNNDFTEWQMYAIGGSASPTINSQGNRYMAPADPNAKEVTKRVDTDEDEWAGWNWRTDGDLLVNGAFFVPSGAGLSMQYAKATSVEAKSAGLIDQLTMNAGVIGGQRDNGYSISYGGGGRATGATSNGGGGPDGGGYGYGDGDNYSMIFGSGAPPTQLSRPPTTILLSLLIILILYTIINCDGSLSSLSL; encoded by the exons ATGCTTCCTCAATTCTCCATTCTCTTGGTTTgcatcttcttcctctctctcttctcatTCACCTCATCCCAAAATCTCTCTCTCCCCCATCAACACCCTGACCCTGAAGCTGTTGTCCAGCATGTTCAAAg GAGTGTTAATGCCTCATTTTCAAGAAGGCATCAGCTCCTCTCCGCCCCAAACCCCACCGGCATTGCCCAATGCCTCACCGGAAACCCCATCGACGACTGCTGGCGCTGCGACCCGAATTGGGGCTCTAACCGCCAGCGCCTGGCGGACTGCGCAATCGGCTTCGGCCACGGCGCTTTGGGGGGAAAAGGAGGCCGTTACTACGTAGTAACGGACTCCTCTGACCGGGACGCGGCCAACCCTGCCCCGGGCACCCTCCGCCACGCGGTCATCCAAGACGAGCCCCTGTGGATCGTCTTCCAGTCGAACATGGTGATCAAGCTCAAGCACGAGCTCATCTTCAACAGCTACAAGACCGTGGACGGCCGGGGCGCGACCGTGCACATCACGGGATCCGGGTGCATCACCCTCCAGTCCGTGAGCAACGTGATCATTCACAACGTGCACATCTACAACTGCGTGCCCTCGGGGAACACGGTCGTGAGGTCGAGCCCCTCGCACGCGGGGTGGAGGGGGAGGTCGGACGGGGACGGGATATCCATCTTCTCGTCGAGGAACATATGGATCGACCATTGCGCGTTGTCACATTGCACCGATGGATTGATCGATGCCATCATGGGATCGACCGCCATCACCATCTCCAATAGCTACTTCTCCCACCACGACGAGGTTATGCTGCTCGGCCACAACGACAACCACTTGGCTGACTCGGGGATGCAG GTGACTATCGCGTTCAATCATTTTGGGGAGAAGCTCGTGCAGAGGATGCCGAGGTGCAGGAGAGGCTACATTCACGTCGTGAACAATGATTTCACCGAGTGGCAAATGTACGCGATCGGAGGGAGTGCTAGTCCCACCATCAACAGCCAAGGGAACCGGTACATGGCACCGGCTGATCCCAATGCTAAGGAG GTAACAAAGCGAGTGGACACGGACGAGGACGAGTGGGCCGGGTGGAACTGGAGGACGGATGGGGACCTTCTGGTGAATGGCGCGTTCTTCGTGCCATCCGGTGCGGGGCTCAGCATGCAGTATGCTAAGGCAACGAGCGTCGAGGCGAAGTCAGCCGGGCTCATCGACCAACTCACCATGAACGCCGGTGTTATTGGTGGCCAAAG GGACAATGGGTATAGCATATCATATGGGGGAGGGGGGAGGGCTACCGGCGCAACCAGTAACGGCGGTGGCGGGCCCGACGGCGGTGGCTATGGCTACGGCGATGGTGACAACTATAGTATGATATTTGGGAGCGGCGCGCCACCAACTCAATTATCTCGGCCACCCACCACTATCTTATTGtctcttttaattattttgattttgtataCTATAATCAATTGTGATGGTTCACTATCATCACTCTCATTatag